DNA sequence from the Hoylesella buccalis ATCC 35310 genome:
GCCCATCGCAAAGGAGATACTTGACATTCATATAAAAGGGAAACAACACGATGATTTGATATTTCCAACATTGAACGTTAGCAAGGCATCTTTCGCCTGTATAAACATTGGTCAGATATGCCAAATTGAGAAGGGCTTGACCTTTCACATGGCTCGCCATACTTTCGCCACGACCATCTGCCTTTCCAATGGTATAGCAATGGAAACGCTCTGCAAGATGCTCGGACACAGCGACATTGGAACGACACAGATTTATGGAAAAATTACCGACCTGAAAATCAGAGAGGACATGAACCGTTTGCAAGAACATAAAAGTAAGGCTTTTTCTGACTATACGGAAGCTATCGAAAAGCAAAACGCAACAATATTTTAGAAATCAGCAAAAATTTATGTATGAAAACAGATAATAGCAAAAAGGAACTTTCCTATTTTCGATTGAAGTTGGAAAGCTATATGAGTGAACATCACCCCGAGCGATTGGGAGACAAGGAGTTTATCACGGCAAGAGCCGACATAGCACTGACCGCCTACTGCGATGCCGTGGCGCAAGGTTTTAATCATTTAGAAGCAGAAAGAATAGCAAGTGAAGTGCTTTTCAGTGGACTGCATTTCTCAAAGTACGATACCCTTGTTTCTGTCTTGGAGGACGAGTTTGAGAGGAAACTCCCTGCACCGCTCCCCGAGAGGCTTTCGTTTTTATTGTTGGCGAACAAGGCTGTTCAAGCCACATTCGCTGGGTACGAACTGACGGACGAATTTGCCGCAAGCGAACAATACGACCGTCTTTACACCGAACTGACAGGCACGATAGTACTGCTCA
Encoded proteins:
- a CDS encoding DUF1896 domain-containing protein — its product is MKTDNSKKELSYFRLKLESYMSEHHPERLGDKEFITARADIALTAYCDAVAQGFNHLEAERIASEVLFSGLHFSKYDTLVSVLEDEFERKLPAPLPERLSFLLLANKAVQATFAGYELTDEFAASEQYDRLYTELTGTIVLLIESNNLPTVKQTEEASPKAL